Within the Ochrobactrum vermis genome, the region AACTCGACATTCGAGCGCGGGGAAGGGATCAATATATTGATCGGCGCTGAACCTGCCGCACCCTATGGCGGGCTGGCAGTGCATGACACCAAGATCTGGATTCGCAAATTAACTGCATCCCGAAAAGTGTGAAACGTTTTTCGGATCAGATGCGCGTCAAAAATACCGCTCTAAACGCATAAATATTTATCAAACAACGCCGGGGTGGAGATATATTCTATATCTCCACCCCGGCGTTGTTTATTCGTGCCGCCTGTTAGCCAGCGTAACGCAGTCTCAGCTTGGAAACACCCACAGCTGCATTCAGGCCGCGCTGGCCTTGAAGCGAGATTGGCTGAAGCGAAATCGTCTTCCACGAACCGCCAGTCAGGATGTTGGTGCCGAAGCCGACGCCGATAGCTGCATTGGCGGATGCGCCGACGTAACGACCCTGAAGAGCGCCTTCCGGACGAACGGTCGGAGCCCAGACGGCCCAGGCGACGCGACCGCCATTGATGAAGCCGACATCGATGCCGAGCTTGGTAATCGTCCCGGTATAACGCTCAAGCGGACCACGGCCACGGGCGGGGCTGAATACGCAGTCCACATCCTGCTGGCTGCCGATAATGACGCCGATGGCAGGCGAAATATCACAGGACAGCGTGCCGACTTCCGAGCGCGGCTGGGTACGACCCGAAGCGGGAGGAGCTACGTAGTCGGCAGCAATGGCTGGAGCCGTGACCGCAATGCCGGAAATCACGGCCATTGCCGAAAGAAAGGAAGTCGAAAAACGGAGAGACATGTCCTTGTCCTCTTCTAAAACACATATTGAAAGAGACGCTTACACGACTCTTAACGAGATTTGCCGAAGCAAGTTCCGTTACGACGGGGAATTAGAGCTTTTTGCGGGAAATTAAAGTTTTATTAACAAAAAAATTGGGCTGTGATTAATTTGTCGCGCGCTATCACGCGCTCAGAACCATCGCACCGGTGAAATCCGGCTGGTTGTCTTGCTCATCGGCAAATTTGCGTAGCGCCAGCGCATAGAGCTGATGCTCGGCTTTCAGAACGCGGGCCGCAAGCGCTTCGGCATTATCGCCGACGAGTACCGGCACCGCCGCCTGTGCCAGAATTGGACCCTCATCCATCCCTTCCGTTACCAGATGCACGGTGCAACCTGCGACTTTCATGCCCGCATCCAGCGCGCGCTGATGAGTATGCAGTCCGGGGAAAAGTGGCAGCAGGGAAGGATGAATGTTGAGAATGCGACCTTCATAGGGGGCAATGAAGCGGCCTGACAGAAGGCGCATGTAGCCGGCAAGGCAGATGATATCCGGCTTCAAGGCGGCAAGCGCCTCCAGAATGGCATCTTCATGCTCATCCTTCGACGCATAATCCTTGCGCTTGAAAATCTGTGTCGCAATGCCAGCGGCTTGCGCCTTGGCAAGGCCGCCAGCTTCTGCCTTGTCGGAAAAAACTGCCACCACTTCAGCCGGAAAGTCGGCATCTTGCGTGGCGCGGATCACCGCCTCCATATTGGAGCCGCCGCCCGAAATGAAGATGACGACCCGCTTGCGGCTCATACCGAAAGCATCCCCTTGTAGACGACGCCGTCCTTTTCGCGCTTCACCATCCGGCCGAGCGTGACAACCTTTTCACCTTCAGCGGCAAGGGCAGCCACGACTTCCTCGACCTTCTCTGGCTTCACGACGGCAATCATGCCAATGCCGCAATTGAACGTGCGCAGCATTTCGTTCGGCTCGACGCCGCCCGTCTTGGCGAGCCAGGAGAAGACTGGCGGAACGGAAATGGACGCAAGGTCGATTTCGGCAGCGAGACCTTCAGGCAGGACGCGTGGAATATTGTCCGGGAAGCCGCCGCCAGTAATGTGCGCCAGCGCCTTGATACCATCCGAAGCGCGGATCGCAGCGAGAAGAGGCTTCACATAAATACGTGTTGGGGTGAGCAGAGCTTCACCGAGCGTCGCGCCCGGCTGGAACGGTGCATCGGACTTCCAGCCGAGGCCGGAAAGTTCGACGATGCGGCGTACCAGCGAAAATCCGTTGGAATGAACACCGGACGAAGCAAGGCCAAGTATGGCGTCACCTTCGGCAACATCGCCGCGCGGCAGCAGGCGGTCACGTTCAGCTGCACCAACCGCAAAACCGGCAAGGTCGTAGTCACCGTCGCGATACATGCCGGGCATTTCAGCAGTTTCACCGCCGATCAGCGCACAACCGGCCTGACGGCATCCCTCGGCGATGCCTGCAACGATATCGACGCCCTGATCCGGCGAAAGCTTGCCGGTCGCAAAATAGTCGAGGAAGAAGAGTGGCTCAGCACCCTGTACGACAAGATCGTTGACGCACATGGCGACAAGATCGATGCCCACCGTGTCATGCTTGTCGGCATCGATTGCGATTTTCAGCTTGGTGCCAACACCGTCATTGGCGGCAACGAGCACCGGATCCTTGAAACCTGCAGCCTTCAGGTCGAACAGACCGCCGAAGCCGCCGATCTCCCCGTCTGCGCCGGGGCGGCGGGTGGAACGAACGAGCGGCTTGATCTTTTCGACCATCAGATTGCCAGCATCGATGTCGACACCAGCTTGCGCATAGGTCAGGCCATTACGGGCAACGGGCTTATCGGCGGACTTTTTTTCCATGGTCATGGCCTGCTCCTGTGCTTATCCACGCAGCTGTTTAATGCATTTTCGGCAAAAGCGTTATAACGGTTTTGCTCAAGGATAATGCGATAAACAGAGAATGTGCGCGCAATGGCACGAGACGGCGCTGCCCGCAAGGCCACAAAGCCCGAAAAGAGTGAAACAGCGCAGGATTCTGCCTAAAATCGTTATGGATCATTTCTGTCGCGATGGAGGTTGTGTCCCGGCTCGCTTTTCGCACAGACATTGCAATCCTCACGGACCGTTCTAACTTGTTCCCGGTCGTACTAACATATCCGTAACGCCATTCTGCTATCAGGACTGGCTTTATCCAATACGTTTCCTGGAAAACAGACGCCTATGGTCAAGAAACCGACACCCACGCGCACGAGCGCCAGCCGAACGATCCGTCAGTCGGAAGCGACAGTTCGCGATGGCGACATTCACGTCAATGTGGAAGTCGGTGCGCTGACCGGCTCTTCGGTGCGCCGTCAGGCGATGTTCTGGGTGGGGACCGTCGCGGTCTTCATTTTGTTCCTCGTTATATTCAGTTCGGTTCTGCTGCCTTTTGTTGCCGGCATGGCGCTGGCCTACTTCCTCGATCCCGTCGCAGACAGGCTGGAACGTTTTGGCCTGTCTCGGCTTGCGGCCACGATCGTCATCCTGCTCATCTTCCTGATGGCGCTCGTTCTCGGTCTGATGATTGTCGTGCCAATTTTGGCAACACAGCTTGCCGACTTTATTTCAAAAATCCCCGAATACATCACCCAGTTGCAGTCGCTGCTGGCGAATGAGGATTCGCAATGGCTGAAGAAATATATCGGCATTGACAGTTCCGTCATTCAGCAGAATCTGAGTTCCCTGCTCCAGCAGGGCGCCAGTTTCATGTCGACCTTGCTCCAATCCCTGTGGAATTCGGGGAAATCGCTGATCGATATTGCGGGCCTTTTTGTCGTCACCCCGGTGGTTGCGTTCTACATGCTTCTGGACTGGGACCGCATGGTAAGCAGCATCGATTCATGGGTGCCGCGCCGCCAGCTTCACACTGTGCGCCGCATCGCCGCTGAGATGAATGCCGCCGTCGCCGGTTTCATTCGCGGTCAGGGAACGCTCTGCCTCATTCTGGGAACCTATTACGCCATCGGTCTCACCCTGACCGGGCTCAATTTCGGCCTGTTGATCGGCTTTTTCGCCGGTCTCATCAGCTTTATTCCCTACATCGGTTCCTTTGTCGGCCTGGCGCTCGCCATCGGTGTGGCGCTGGTCCAGTTCTGGCCTGACTGGATCATGATCTGTGCCGTCGCGGGTGTGTTTTTCCTTGGTCAGTTCGTGGAAGGCAACATCCTCCAGCCGAAGCTTGTCGGGTCATCCGTCGGGTTGCATCCGGTCTGGCTCATGTTCGCTCTTTTCGCCTTCGGTTCCCTGTTCGGTTTCACCGGAATGCTGGTGGCAGTGCCTGCTGCGGCGGCAGTCGGGGTGCTTGTGCGGTTCGCTTTGAATAGCTATCTCCACTCACCGATGTATGATCCTGCCCACCATCAGCCCAACCCCGACGCCGGGCCGTTGATCGAGGCAGGCGAGAACGCAGGCAAAGAGAAATGAGACTGGGTCGTAACTGGGCGAGATTTACAAGAGGCCGCGATGCGTGAGGCACCGCGCCAGATTCCGTTGAATCTTGAGCATCAGCCCGGCTATCACCGGGAGGACCTGATCGTCACGGGCTCAAACCGTGCCGCCGTCGATCTCATCGATCGCTGGCCGAATTGGTTGTCGCCCGTCACGATCCTTGCCGGGCCGACAGGATCAGGTAAAACCCATCTGGCAGAAATCTGGCGTGCAGGAACGGGCGCGCTTCTGGTCGATCCTTCGAATATCACCGAGGAAGACGTGAACGGTGCTGCCGAATATCCCGTGCTGATCGACGATATCGGTGCGGCACCTTTCGATGAAACCGGACTTTTCCATCTCATCAACAGCGTTCGACAGAATGCGGCTCAGGGGCTTGGACCTTCTCTGCTCATGACGTCCCGTCTGTGGCCCGCAAACTGGAACGTCAAACTCCCCGATCTTGCCTCGCGCCTCAAAGCGGCGACCGTCGTGGAAATTGCAGAACCGGACGATCTGCTGCTTTCCGGCGTCATTCACAAGTTATTCGCGGACCGGCAGGTGAGCGTCGAGCCGCATGTCGTCGCCTATCTGGTGAGCCGGATGGAACGTTCGCTTCTGTCTGCAATCCTGATCGTTGACAAGCTCGATCGGGCGGCGCTCGAGCAGAAAAGCCGTATCACACGCACACTCGCCGCTCAGGTTGTGGCGGGCAGCGAACAGCCGGAACGCTGAGGATGAAGATCGCGGTCACCGGAGCCGGTGGTTTTATCGGAAGCGCTCTCACTCAAATGTTGACCGGGGAGGGGCATGAAGTCCTGCCTCTTTCCCGAAATGAGCTGTCTGACCCCGATCTTTCTGATGTTGAAACGGTTGTTCATTGTGCAGCACTCGCCCATCGCACCGGCGCGGAACGACCGGACGCGGCCACATTCGATGCCGTCAATCATCGACTAGCTGTGGAGCTTGCCGTCAAGGCAAAGGCAGCCTGTGTCAGACGCTTCGTTTTTGTATCCACGATCTATGTGATTGCCGGAAATTCATCACCGTTGATGCCGGACATGCCGTTAAAACCGCGCGACGATTACGGGCGCGCCAAGGCAAAGGCTGAAGCCGGTCTGCGCGAAATCAGCGGGATCGAGATCGTCATCGCACGACCGGTTCTGGTCTATGGTCCCGGGGCGAGGGCGAACCTGAAAGCCTTGATAAAGCTCTGCGATAGCGGGATGCCGCTGCCTTTCGGCCTGGCAAACAACAAACGCAGTTTCGTGTCGCTTGAGAATGTCGCGCGCGCGCTGACATTCTTAAGCGTTGCGCCTGCGGAAAAGGTTGCCGGACGCGTGTTTCATCTTGCCGAGCCGCAACCGCGCTCCACAAAAGAGCTGGTGACGAAGCTTCGTGCTGCATTGGGGAAGCCGGAGCGCCTTGTACCTGTTCCGCCGATCTTCATGCGAATCTTGCTTTCGGCAGCGGGCAAAAGCGGTCTTTACGACCAGCTTTATGGCGATCTGGTCGCGGACAGTTCGTCGCTTGTCGATGCGGGATTCGATTATCTGCCGGGCGACCGGCAACTCGAAGCAATGGCTCGCGTTAGGGATTAATTCTTCTGGCCCACAGCTTTGGGCGGCTCCATGCGCGAATGTGACGGGCGCGGCGCCTGTTTCGGTGCGGTTACCGCCGCAGTTTGTGGCTTCTTGGCAACCGAGCCGGTTATCAGGCTTGCACTGTCCGGCTTGTTGCGTCCACCAACGAGCTGATCTTCATGCACCCAGCCGATCATGTTCGTCTTGGGGACGATCACGCGATGCCAGCGTCCGGTCTTCCCATAGGAGCGCATCTCACGGCCTTTTTCCACGACGCCGATGGACGGTGACCTGTTCCAGGCATTCTTATGAATGGTGAGGCGTGACTTGGCATAAATCACGGAAGGTGAGCTTGCCGGTGTGTTGACACCACGTGGGGGCATTGCGCGCGGTGTAGCGGTGGCCGCGGAGGCGACGATCTGATTTGCGGGGCGGGGCGGGGTGGCGGTCTGGATAGCTGCCTGCTGCACCGGCTTTTGCGGTGCGGGGGCCACAACGGGCGCCGATGGACGCGGCACAGGGCCGACAGCGGCGCCATAATCCTTCGACGGTGCCTTGCTTTCAGGCGCTTTGCTGGCGACCGTTGCTTTTGGCTCAGTTTTTGCCGCTGGCTGGGCGCTCGGTTTCGACGCGGGGCGCTGGAACAGGGCTGTTATCGCGGCTTGCGGGCTCTTGTGCTGGGAGGTCGCCCACAGGCTGAAGGCACCAAGACCAAGGATTGCAGCAAGGGCGAGCAAAGGAGTGGACGAGCCCGAAGACTTGGCCGCGCGCTTTGTGGAGCGCTTGGGCGAGCGGGTGGTGCGTTTCCGTGCAGCCATCGTCTGTCTCCTGTTCGAATCGCGATGGGGAGACGCTACCAATTGTTCCTTCGCATTTGGTTACCGGAGCGATCTGGTGCGATAGATCTGGCAGACGGGCTGGAAACAAAAAAACGCCGCTTTCGCGGCGTTTCGAGGCATTGTTGTAAAGACTTACTGGTGCCCAGACGTCTTGTCATCGCAAGAGGTCTGGCCGGAAGCCTTCTCTTGCTGCTGTTGGTTGGCTTCGCTTGCTTCAACTGCGTTGCGCAGCTCTGCCCATTCGCGTTCATGACGACGATAAAGCTCGTCGGAAACAGTCTGGATACCCATTTCGGTCCTCCGTTTTATCTGGTGATCCAAATAACATAGCGAAGGCGGAAATGTTGCATCACAAAGCGTAAGCGTTTGAAATCTTAATCGGTTTATATGTTTATAACTTTGTTTCGATCTCAATTTTCCTGAATGGAAACACCACCTTCTCCGATTTTCATCTCAATTCCGGCTGGTTTGGTTTCTTCACGATAGACATAAACCGCCAGACCCGCTGCCACGACAATCAGCGCGCCAATAATCAGATAAAGTCCGTTTCTATTCACATTCAGTCTCCAGCTGGTTGGTAGTGAAGTGAAAACGCGCGCGCGTGCGATTTGGTTCCCCGGAAGACGCTCTCGCAGAAAAGCAGAAAACCCACGCGAGGGGTGCTCGCGTGGGTTTGCCTTCCGGTCAATTCACGTCAATGCGCGATGGCCGGCAGCGTTTCGGTCGGGACCATGGAGGTGAATGGCGGCAGATAGGCCTGAGCCATCACCAGAAGGCCGACGAGCGCGGCAAGCGCAACGGAATGGAAGAACACATAGCGAAGGATCTTCGATTCATGTCCGTACCACTGCGTCGCGGTCGAGGCGACGACGATGGACTGTGCGTCGATCATCTTGCCCATGACGCCGCCTGAGGAGTTTGCCGCTGCCATCAGGACAGGCGACAGGCCGAGCTGTTCCGCTGTGATCTTCTGCAAACCGCCGAACAGCACATTCGATGCCGTGTCGGAACCCGTCAGCGCAACGCCAAGCCAGCCGAGCATTGCTCCGAAGAACGGATAGACCCAGCCGGTTTGAGCGAAAGCGAGGCCGAGGGTCGCATCGGTGCCTGAATAGCGCGTGACATAGCCGAGCGCGAGCATGGCCGAGATCGTGATCAGCGAGAAGCGAACCACATAGGCGGTCTTGCCATACTCTTTCAGGAGCTTCAGCGGGTTGAAGCCGAGCACCAGTCCGCCGACCACAGCCGAGAGCAGGATACCCGTGCCGGTAGCCGATAGCAGATTGAGCGTGTAGACAGCGGCTTCCGAATGCGCTTCGGCAACGACAGGCGGAACCTTGAACACCAGGTTGTGCAGATGGGGGATCGGCATTTTCCAGACCCAGAGCGAATCGAGCCATGTCCGGAATTGCGGTGTACCCCAGAGGAACACGAACACCGACAGGATAAGCCAGGGAGTCCATGCCCGAAAAACGGTTCCGGTGGAATGTTTGGGCGGTGCCGCCAAGGGTACCGAATCCTCTTCGCCCTCCTTGCCTGTCGATGTCCAGATACGCTTCGGCTGCCAGATGCGCAGGAAGCCTGCCAGAGCCGCCATCGAGCAGATCGCAGCGATCACATCCACCAGCCAGGGCCCGTGGAAGTTGGACACGAGATATTGCGGAATGGCGAAGGCCACGCCCGCGACCAGCAGCGCTGGCCAGACTTCCAGCATGCCTCTGCGTCCGGCAAATGCCCAGATCAGCCAGAAAGGCACGATGACGGAGAAAAAGGGCAACTGGCGCCCGATCATCCCGGAAAGCTGCAACAGGTCTATCCCCGTTACAGCCGAAAGCGCGATGACCGGAGTTCCAAGCGCGCCAAAGGCGACTGGCGCCGTGTTGGCGATCAGGGAAAGGCCCGCAGCAGGCAGGGGAGCGAAACCCAGGCCCATCAGCATCGCAGCAGTCACGGCGACGGGTGTGCCGAAACCGGCGGCACCTTCGAAGAAGGCACCGAACGAAAAGGCGATAAAGAGAAGCTGGAGACGACGATCCGGCGTGATACCGGCAATGGAATCACGCAGAATATTGAACTGGCCGGTCTGTTCGGTCAGCCGATAGAGAAAGATGACGTTGAGAATGATCCAGCCAATGGGCAGAAGACCGTAGGCGGCACCGTAGACGGCGGTGGCACCGGCCATATCGGCGGGCATCCCGAAACCGACGACCGCAATGACAAGCGCCGTCAGAAGACCGAGTATGGCCGCAGTGTGCGCTTTGATATGAAAAAATCCGATGCCGCCCAGCAGGACGACAATGGGCAGGGCGGCAAGCAACGTCGACCAGAACATGCTTCCCAACGGGTCATATACTTGATTCCAGGGCATAGGTCCTCCCTTCCTGGATGGTGCAGTCCCTCTCCTTGATATGAAATGCGCCGTCGCAATATTTTCCGACGGATATGCAATGAACGACCGTTCTCCCCAGAACGGCAGTTAAATTACAAACAGCTAATTTATGTATGCAGATAATTGGTAAGCTCACTTTACCAGACCTGTCAATTCGCTGATTCTGCTATTTCACACGAGAAACCGCCTCGGTTGCTTGCGGACGGATTGGTTTCTGCCTCCGCAGGTTGTGTCAGGGCGTGGCGAACACTCGCGTTCAAGCGTTCGATGACCTGTAAAAATGCAGCTCTTCCGGCCATCTTGTTCGGATTGAAAGGAAAAAGCACGATCTGGCAAATTTGCCTCTTGCTTTATCTCTTTCGATTATCTAGTGAAGCCGCACCCGCTTAAAAGCGACGGAGCGTAGCGCAGTCTGGTAGCGCACCTGATTTGGGATCAGGGGGTCGCAGGTTCGAATCCTGCCGCTCCGACCATCTTCCCCAAGATTTGAATTGGTTGATATTTGAATGCCTCAGCGCAGGCTGTGGCGTGCGTCTTTATCGCGTTGACATGCATTCGCGTGTAAACTATTGGCTTGGTGGATTTTCAGCTCCTGTGTGGAGCAAGAGAGTAGTTCAGGGTTCTTCAAATGGTTGCACGTATTTACCGTCCAGCTAAGACTGCAATGCAGTCCGGTCAGGCTAAAATAGACCAGTGGCTTCTGGAGTTTGAGCCGGAAAGCCCGCGTATGGTCGAGCCTTTGATGGGCTATACTTCTTCCGGTGATATGAAGAGCCAGATTCGACTGTTCTTCGCCACTCAGGAAGAAGCTGTCGATTATGCAAAACGCAACGGCATCGCATACCGCATTATCGAGCCGAACGAGCCGAAGCGTCGTAAGGTTTCTTATTCGGACAATTTCCGTTTCGACCGGACAATACCCTGGACGCATTGATTGCCTGTATGGCCTGACAATTGCTTCAGGCCGGGCAATGCGATAATTCAGCAAGGCTTTGCTGGCAAAGCCTTGCATTCATTGGAATATCTTCGACTTTTTCGAAAGGCGAGGTCCCGTAGCTCAGTTGGATAGAGCGTCAGCCTTCTAAGCTGAATGTCACAGGTTCGAATCCTGTCGGGATCGCCACCTTACTTTTCCCCTCTTGTAACTTCTTGGAATCCCTTATCCTTTTTTGAGGTGTGGGGCTTCGGTTTCTAGGTGAGGGGATGGCATGTTCTTCTTTAGTTTCTTTGCGCCGGATTGAGCGAGCTTTTTAGCGTTCGCATTCTTGATGTAATGCGCCGCCATCGCGTCGGTAGTCCAGCCGAAAAGTGCCTTCAGTTCCGCATTGCTTCCGCCGCTTTCCGCCACGATCTGGGCCAGCAGTTTTCGCAGGCCATGCCCGATAGAGCCGCATTGAATATGGCCCTGTAGCCCTCGTGGTTATTGTCCCATTCGGTTGAAAAGTTAGCTTCCATCTACTCGCCGCCTTTCAGGGCTTGGCGATCCGCCTTGGCTCAAGCGCGGAGAAGATGGTTGAAGAAATCCTCGACCAGTCTTCAAGCGGCATGTTCATTTGCGTGTTGGTTAGTTCTTCCACGGCTTTGCGGGCCGCTTTGATCTTTGCGCAGGATGGCCCTGAAACCGCTATTCCGTTTTCGATTACGGAGAGGATGGGAG harbors:
- the purM gene encoding phosphoribosylformylglycinamidine cyclo-ligase; the protein is MTMEKKSADKPVARNGLTYAQAGVDIDAGNLMVEKIKPLVRSTRRPGADGEIGGFGGLFDLKAAGFKDPVLVAANDGVGTKLKIAIDADKHDTVGIDLVAMCVNDLVVQGAEPLFFLDYFATGKLSPDQGVDIVAGIAEGCRQAGCALIGGETAEMPGMYRDGDYDLAGFAVGAAERDRLLPRGDVAEGDAILGLASSGVHSNGFSLVRRIVELSGLGWKSDAPFQPGATLGEALLTPTRIYVKPLLAAIRASDGIKALAHITGGGFPDNIPRVLPEGLAAEIDLASISVPPVFSWLAKTGGVEPNEMLRTFNCGIGMIAVVKPEKVEEVVAALAAEGEKVVTLGRMVKREKDGVVYKGMLSV
- the purN gene encoding phosphoribosylglycinamide formyltransferase — translated: MSRKRVVIFISGGGSNMEAVIRATQDADFPAEVVAVFSDKAEAGGLAKAQAAGIATQIFKRKDYASKDEHEDAILEALAALKPDIICLAGYMRLLSGRFIAPYEGRILNIHPSLLPLFPGLHTHQRALDAGMKVAGCTVHLVTEGMDEGPILAQAAVPVLVGDNAEALAARVLKAEHQLYALALRKFADEQDNQPDFTGAMVLSA
- the hdaA gene encoding DnaA regulatory inactivator HdaA — encoded protein: MREAPRQIPLNLEHQPGYHREDLIVTGSNRAAVDLIDRWPNWLSPVTILAGPTGSGKTHLAEIWRAGTGALLVDPSNITEEDVNGAAEYPVLIDDIGAAPFDETGLFHLINSVRQNAAQGLGPSLLMTSRLWPANWNVKLPDLASRLKAATVVEIAEPDDLLLSGVIHKLFADRQVSVEPHVVAYLVSRMERSLLSAILIVDKLDRAALEQKSRITRTLAAQVVAGSEQPER
- a CDS encoding NAD-dependent epimerase/dehydratase family protein; its protein translation is MKIAVTGAGGFIGSALTQMLTGEGHEVLPLSRNELSDPDLSDVETVVHCAALAHRTGAERPDAATFDAVNHRLAVELAVKAKAACVRRFVFVSTIYVIAGNSSPLMPDMPLKPRDDYGRAKAKAEAGLREISGIEIVIARPVLVYGPGARANLKALIKLCDSGMPLPFGLANNKRSFVSLENVARALTFLSVAPAEKVAGRVFHLAEPQPRSTKELVTKLRAALGKPERLVPVPPIFMRILLSAAGKSGLYDQLYGDLVADSSSLVDAGFDYLPGDRQLEAMARVRD
- a CDS encoding ETC complex I subunit, which translates into the protein MVARIYRPAKTAMQSGQAKIDQWLLEFEPESPRMVEPLMGYTSSGDMKSQIRLFFATQEEAVDYAKRNGIAYRIIEPNEPKRRKVSYSDNFRFDRTIPWTH
- a CDS encoding L-lactate permease, translated to MPWNQVYDPLGSMFWSTLLAALPIVVLLGGIGFFHIKAHTAAILGLLTALVIAVVGFGMPADMAGATAVYGAAYGLLPIGWIILNVIFLYRLTEQTGQFNILRDSIAGITPDRRLQLLFIAFSFGAFFEGAAGFGTPVAVTAAMLMGLGFAPLPAAGLSLIANTAPVAFGALGTPVIALSAVTGIDLLQLSGMIGRQLPFFSVIVPFWLIWAFAGRRGMLEVWPALLVAGVAFAIPQYLVSNFHGPWLVDVIAAICSMAALAGFLRIWQPKRIWTSTGKEGEEDSVPLAAPPKHSTGTVFRAWTPWLILSVFVFLWGTPQFRTWLDSLWVWKMPIPHLHNLVFKVPPVVAEAHSEAAVYTLNLLSATGTGILLSAVVGGLVLGFNPLKLLKEYGKTAYVVRFSLITISAMLALGYVTRYSGTDATLGLAFAQTGWVYPFFGAMLGWLGVALTGSDTASNVLFGGLQKITAEQLGLSPVLMAAANSSGGVMGKMIDAQSIVVASTATQWYGHESKILRYVFFHSVALAALVGLLVMAQAYLPPFTSMVPTETLPAIAH
- a CDS encoding AI-2E family transporter, with the translated sequence MVKKPTPTRTSASRTIRQSEATVRDGDIHVNVEVGALTGSSVRRQAMFWVGTVAVFILFLVIFSSVLLPFVAGMALAYFLDPVADRLERFGLSRLAATIVILLIFLMALVLGLMIVVPILATQLADFISKIPEYITQLQSLLANEDSQWLKKYIGIDSSVIQQNLSSLLQQGASFMSTLLQSLWNSGKSLIDIAGLFVVTPVVAFYMLLDWDRMVSSIDSWVPRRQLHTVRRIAAEMNAAVAGFIRGQGTLCLILGTYYAIGLTLTGLNFGLLIGFFAGLISFIPYIGSFVGLALAIGVALVQFWPDWIMICAVAGVFFLGQFVEGNILQPKLVGSSVGLHPVWLMFALFAFGSLFGFTGMLVAVPAAAAVGVLVRFALNSYLHSPMYDPAHHQPNPDAGPLIEAGENAGKEK
- a CDS encoding DUF992 domain-containing protein gives rise to the protein MSLRFSTSFLSAMAVISGIAVTAPAIAADYVAPPASGRTQPRSEVGTLSCDISPAIGVIIGSQQDVDCVFSPARGRGPLERYTGTITKLGIDVGFINGGRVAWAVWAPTVRPEGALQGRYVGASANAAIGVGFGTNILTGGSWKTISLQPISLQGQRGLNAAVGVSKLRLRYAG